A genomic segment from Malus domestica chromosome 05, GDT2T_hap1 encodes:
- the LOC103427953 gene encoding prunin 1 Pru du 6.0101-like has product MQREKCRMMPYTHMHTCPSFSSSSSPYKYQRLLLATSTISNSKQHINLVAFTDHSFCIFTMTKSLVFSLCLLLVFNGCLAARQQFQQQGKQNECQLNQLQAREPSNSIRAEAGQIETWNHNEDDFQCAGVAAERITIERNGLHLPAYSNAPQLIYVVQGSGVLGVAFPGCPETFEENMDQSQQQFQGGGQEQREQQKQQEEQQRRQQEQQGQQGQRGQQEQEQWRHQQGQQGQQGRQQQGQQGQQEQQDRHQKVRRIRAGDVIVIPAGVAFWTYNDGDQELVKVSLLDVSNDHNQLDQNPRKFYLAGNPENEFEQQGQSQRQPRQFGQGGQREQQQFGQHGQQGRQQQQQGRQQQQGRGQQQQGSSNNVFSGMNTQLLAQALNIDEETARSLQGSENDNRNQIIQVRGQLEFLQPPRGRQQREHEEREQRQVEQERRQQGGQQGLVAANGLEETFCSMRLIEHLGNPQRADVYSPQAGRISTLNSLNLPILSAVQLSAERGFFYSNGIYTPHWNINAHSAVYVIRGSARVQIVNENGNPILDDQVQEGQMFIIPQNHGVISQAGNEGFEYIAFKTNDNAMISPLAGRTSLLRALPLEVLTNAYQIERQQAQQIKYNRPESIALSSSQSFQRRAVA; this is encoded by the exons ATGCAAAGAGAAAAATGTCGAATGATGCCTTACACACATATGCATACGTGtccctccttctcctcctcctcctccccctaTAAATACCAACGCCTTCTACTCGCCACTTCCACCATCTCAAACTCAAAGCAACATATCAACTTAGTAGCTTTCACTGATCACTCCTTTTGCATTTTTACCATGacgaagtctttggttttttctctttGCTTGCTTCTTGTTTTCAATGGCTGCTTAGCAGCACGACAGCAGTTCCAGCAGCAGGGCAAACAGAATGAGTGTCAACTCAACCAGCTCCAAGCTCGGGAACCCAGCAACAGCATTAGGGCGGAAGCCGGGCAGATCGAGACATGGAACCACAACGAGGATGACTTCCAGTGCGCTGGTGTCGCCGCTGAGAGAATCACCATCGAGCGCAACGGCCTTCACTTGCCTGCCTACTCCAACGCCCCTCAACTCATCTACGTCGTCCAAG GTAGTGGTGTTCTAGGAGTCGCGTTCCCTGGGTGCCCTGAGACATTCGAAGAGAATATGGACCAATCTCAGCAGCAATTCCAGGGAGGCGGCCAAGAGCAGCGCGAACAACAGAAACAACAAGAAGAGCAGCAGAGACGTCAGCAAGAGCAACAGGGACAACAAGGACAGCGAGGCCAGCAGGAACAGGAGCAATGGCGCcaccaacaaggccaacaaggccaacaaggGCGGCAACAACAAGGCCAGCAAGGTCAGCAAGAGCAGCAAGACCGCCACCAGAAGGTCCGCCGCATCAGGGCTGGTGATGTCATCGTCATCCCCGCCGGGGTCGCCTTCTGGACCTACAATGACGGCGACCAGGAGCTTGTTAAAGTCAGCCTCCTCGATGTCAGCAACGACCACAACCAGCTAgaccaaaaccctagg AAATTCTATCTCGCTGGTAACCCAGAGAATGAGTTTGAGCAACAAGGCCAGAGCCAACGCCAACCACGCCAATTCGGGCAGGGCGGCCAGAGAGAGCAGCAACAATTTGGGCAGCATGGACAACAAGgacgacaacaacaacaacaaggacGCCAACAACAACAGGGCCGCGGCCAGCAGCAACAAGGAAGCAGCAACAATGTCTTCTCGGGTATGAATACTCAACTCCTCGCCCAGGCACTCAACATCGACGAAGAGACCGCCAGGAGCCTCCAGGGATCAGAGAACGACAACAGGAACCAGATCATCCAAGTCAGAGGCCAGCTCGAATTCCTCCAGCCACCTAGAGGCCGACAGCAGCGCGAACACGAGGAGAGGGAGCAGCGCCAGGTGGAGCAGGAGAGGAGGCAACAAGGCGGACAGCAGGGTTTGGTGGCGGCCAACGGCCTCGAGGAGACTTTCTGCTCCATGAGGTTGATTGAGCACCTTGGCAACCCTCAGCGCGCCGATGTCTACTCTCCTCAGGCAGGCCGTATCAGCACCCTCAACAGCCTCAACCTCCCCATCCTCAGTGCTGTCCAACTCAGTGCCGAGAGAGGCTTCTTCTACAGC AACGGTATCTACACCCCACACTGGAACATAAACGCCCACTCAGCGGTCTACGTGATCAGAGGAAGCGCTAGGGTTCAGATCGTGAACGAGAACGGCAACCCGATCTTGGATGACCAAGTGCAGGAGGGACAAATGTTCATCATTCCCCAGAACCACGGAGTGATCTCGCAAGCCGGCAACGAGGGATTCGAGTACATCGCCTTCAAGACCAACGACAACGCCATGATCAGCCCTCTTGCCGGCCGGACTTCCTTACTCCGCGCACTGCCGCTGGAGGTGCTCACCAACGCCTACCAGATTGAGCGCCAGCAGGCCCAGCAGATCAAGTACAACAGGCCAGAGAGCATTGCCTTGAGCTCCAGCCAATCTTTCCAGAGGAGGGCAGTTGCGTAA